A region of Microbacterium suwonense DNA encodes the following proteins:
- the msuE gene encoding FMN reductase produces MSARYRVVAVSGSLHEPSKTTALLRAIAAAVAERIDVDVHIIELTEIGPGLAGALRRDDLPPAVEEQLRAIEEADLLIVGSPVYRASFTGLFKHLFDFIGQYALVGKPVLLAATGGGERHALIIEHQLRPLFAFFQALTLPLGVYASNTDFAGYEIISEQILSRVTLAAERALPLVGYAPVTDPRALAAF; encoded by the coding sequence ATGTCAGCCCGCTACCGTGTCGTCGCCGTCTCCGGATCCCTGCATGAGCCCAGCAAGACCACGGCTCTGCTGCGCGCCATCGCTGCAGCGGTCGCCGAGAGGATCGACGTGGACGTGCACATCATCGAGCTCACCGAGATCGGCCCGGGCCTGGCGGGCGCGCTGCGTCGCGACGATCTGCCGCCCGCCGTGGAGGAGCAGCTGCGTGCCATCGAGGAGGCCGATCTGCTGATCGTGGGCAGCCCGGTGTACCGGGCATCGTTCACCGGGCTGTTCAAGCACCTTTTCGACTTCATCGGCCAGTACGCACTGGTCGGCAAGCCGGTGCTGCTGGCGGCCACCGGCGGCGGCGAGCGGCACGCCCTGATCATCGAACATCAGCTGCGTCCGCTTTTCGCGTTCTTCCAGGCGCTCACCCTGCCGCTGGGCGTCTACGCCAGCAACACCGATTTCGCGGGTTACGAGATCATCTCCGAGCAGATCCTCTCTCGCGTGACGCTCGCCGCCGAGCGCGCACTGCCGCTGGTCGGCTACGCCCCGGTCACGGACCCGCGCGCGCTCGCCGCGTTCTGA
- a CDS encoding thioredoxin domain-containing protein has protein sequence MPAARERGIRPASALSTAVSAASALASTPAAYGGAMTNRLADTLSPYLRAHADNPVDWWPWSAEAFAEAGRREVPLMISIGYSTCHWCHVMARESFSDPATAAQINEGFVAVKIDREEHPEVDAAFMASASAFTQNLGWPLTVFLTPQGGTFYAGTYWPPQARGGTPAFRDVLTAVREAWTARRAEVLASADAVAEALRAAAHAPESALPDATALRAAAASIIEREDREFGGFGGAPKFPMATALRFLQHPLAGGSDAVDRALMAMSASELRDAVDGGFFRYATQRDWTVPHYERMLTDNAQLLEVALDAGRQDAVQGIVGFLLGVLRREGGGSARRRTRSRGSTANAARAAITARTRLPARGWSRPPWTARCSPAGTGS, from the coding sequence GTGCCTGCGGCACGAGAGCGCGGCATCCGGCCGGCATCCGCCCTCAGCACCGCGGTGTCCGCGGCATCCGCCCTCGCGAGCACTCCTGCGGCGTACGGTGGTGCCATGACCAACCGGCTCGCCGACACCCTCAGCCCGTACCTGCGCGCGCACGCCGACAACCCCGTGGACTGGTGGCCGTGGAGCGCCGAGGCCTTCGCCGAGGCGGGCCGTCGCGAGGTGCCGCTGATGATCTCGATCGGCTACTCCACGTGCCACTGGTGCCACGTCATGGCCCGCGAGTCGTTCTCGGACCCTGCGACGGCCGCGCAGATCAACGAGGGGTTCGTGGCGGTGAAGATCGACCGTGAGGAGCATCCGGAGGTCGACGCGGCGTTCATGGCCTCGGCATCCGCTTTCACCCAGAACCTCGGCTGGCCGCTGACGGTGTTCCTCACGCCGCAGGGCGGCACTTTCTACGCCGGAACCTACTGGCCGCCGCAGGCTCGTGGCGGCACGCCAGCGTTCCGTGATGTGCTCACCGCCGTGCGAGAGGCCTGGACGGCGCGGCGTGCAGAGGTGCTCGCCTCGGCGGATGCCGTCGCCGAGGCGCTGCGGGCCGCCGCGCACGCGCCGGAGTCGGCACTTCCCGACGCCACCGCGCTCCGTGCCGCGGCGGCGTCGATCATCGAACGCGAGGATCGTGAGTTCGGCGGATTCGGCGGCGCGCCGAAGTTCCCGATGGCCACCGCGCTGCGGTTCCTGCAGCATCCGCTGGCGGGCGGATCGGATGCCGTGGACCGTGCGCTGATGGCGATGTCCGCCTCCGAGCTGCGGGATGCGGTCGACGGCGGCTTCTTCCGCTACGCCACGCAGCGCGACTGGACCGTGCCGCATTACGAGCGGATGCTGACCGACAACGCGCAGCTGCTGGAGGTCGCCCTCGATGCCGGCCGGCAGGATGCCGTGCAGGGGATCGTCGGCTTTCTGCTCGGCGTGCTGCGGCGTGAGGGCGGGGGTTCGGCGCGGCGCAGGACTCGGAGTCGTGGATCGACGGCGAACGCAGCGAGGGCGGCTATTACCGCCAGGACACGGCTGCCCGCTCGAGGCTGGAGCCGCCCGCCGTGGACGGCAAGGTGCTCACCGGCTGGAACGGGCTCGTGA
- a CDS encoding GntR family transcriptional regulator codes for MITVDPTGAVAPFEQIRSQLADGIRSGELPGGHRLPSIRQLAGDLRVAAGTVAKAYALLEEEGLVETSRARGTRVAAGHAYSQDVRDAAVYFASTAKGLTLDQALGAVRAAWNAR; via the coding sequence ATGATCACCGTCGATCCGACCGGCGCGGTGGCGCCGTTCGAGCAGATCCGCTCGCAGCTCGCCGACGGCATCCGCTCCGGTGAGCTGCCCGGTGGGCATCGACTGCCCTCGATCAGGCAGCTCGCGGGAGATCTGCGTGTCGCCGCAGGCACCGTCGCCAAGGCCTATGCGCTCCTGGAAGAGGAGGGCTTGGTCGAGACCAGTCGGGCGCGGGGAACCCGTGTCGCCGCAGGGCACGCGTATTCACAGGACGTCCGCGATGCCGCTGTCTACTTCGCCTCGACGGCCAAGGGTCTCACTCTCGACCAGGCGCTCGGTGCCGTCAGGGCCGCCTGGAACGCGCGTTGA